The window CTAGGAATAAAGAAAATACTTGGGAATTTGGGGATCAGCCACCTGAATTCTGGAATCAATATAAGACAGACTTTAAACCGGGAACTCATGTGAGAATACACCCTCTTCTTGACTGGACTGAGCTGGATATATGGGAATACATCCAGAGGGAAAATATTCCTATTGTGTCACTGTATTTTGACAGAGGAGAGGGTAAAAGATACAGATCTTTGGGCTGCTATCCCTGTACAACCCCTGTAGAATCAACTGCAAAAAATGTAAAAGAGATAGTAGCGGAACTTAAAACCGGTAAATTCTCAGGCATAGCTGAAAGATCTGGGAGGGCTCAGGACAAAGAAGATGGCGGGGGACTTGAAGAACTTAGAAAAGAGGGATACATGTAAGATGAACTAAAAATATTTGTTTTACTAGAAAAAGGAGATGAGCTGATGAGCATTAACAATAGAAAAGAAGACATGAATATTGTCATAGTAGGTCATGTAGACCACGGGAAGAGCACCATAATAGGTAGGCTTCTGGCTGATACCGGATCACTTCCAGAGGGGAAATTGGAAGAGATAAAGGAAAGATGCCGTAGAAATTCCAAGCCATTTGAATATGCTTTTTTGTTGGATGCCTTGAAGGATGAACAGGCTCAAGGAATAACCATAGATGCTGCAAGATGTTTTTTTAACACCAAGGAAAGGGAATATATAATAATAGATGCACCTGGCCATATAGAGTTTTTGAAAAACATGGTAACCGGAGCTTCAAGAGCTGAGGCAGCACTTCTGGTGATAGATGCAAGCGAGGGTATACAGGAAAATTCAAAACGTCATGGATATCTTCTCTCTATGCTTGGAATAAATCAAATAGCGGTTCTTGTAAACAAGATGGATCTCGTAAATTATGACGAAAAAATATTTAATAATATAGTTAAAGAGTATACCGAATTTTTAAAACAGATAAATATAAAACCAGAGGTGTTTATACCAATAAGCGGTATGTCTGGGGATAATATAACAGAAACTTCGGAAAATACCCTGTGGTATAAGGGGCATAATGTGGTAGATGCACTTGATAACTTTAAAACAGCAAAATCTTCCGAAAATAAACCCTTTAGAATGCCCGTCCAAGATGTATATAAGTTTACAAAAGATGGAGATAACAGAAGGATAGTGGCAGGGACTGTAGAAACAGGTAAATTGTCTGTGGGAGATGAGGTAGTCTTTTATCCCTCTGGAAAGAAGAGCAGGGTCAAGTCTATAGAGGCCTTCAATAAAGAACCTCAGAATAGTATTACTGCTGGATATTCTGTAGGTTTTACTTTAGAAGAGCAGATATATATAACAAGAGGAGAGGTTGCGGTAAAAGCAGGAGCTCTCAATCCAAAGGTTACTACAAGAATAAGAACAAACCTGTTTTGGCTGGGAAGGGCGCCTCTGGAAAAAGGAAAAACTTATTTTTTGAAAATCGGAAACGCAAAGGTAAAAGTAGAAGTGGAAGAGATAAAAAGAATAATAGACGCTTCTACTCTCACCAATGTTTCTAAGGAGCATATTGAAAGGAATGACGTGGCTGAATGTATACTTAAAACACAAAGGCCCATAGCCTTTGATGAAAATAGGGACCTTCAAAATACAAGCAGATTCGTAATTGTAGATGATTATGACATTGCAGGAGGAGGAATCATTGATGAGGCTTTAGAAGACAGGCAAAGTAAGGCGAGAGATCAGGTAATTCTGAGAAACTATAATTGGGAAAAAGGTATGGTAACAGCCAGAGAGAGATCAGAAAGATATAATCATAAGGCCAAGCTGATTCTTGTGACAGGGCAAAAGGGTACAGGAAGAAGGGATATCGGAAGAGGAGTGGAAAAATATCTGTTAGATACAGGTAAAAAAGCTTATTATCTCGGAGTGGAAAATCTCATCTACGGTATTGATGCAGATATCAAGGACCTTAGAAAAGAGGAGAATAGAGAGGAATTCATAAGGAGATTTGGAGAGATAGCCCACATACTAGTGGACACTGGAAATATTCTTATTACCACCATTGTAGAACTTTCTAAAGAAGATCTAGAACTCATAAAAACAATAGTAAGTCCTGAAAATATGGAGCTTATATGGGTGGGGCAGCGGGTGACTACCGATGTCGATGCGGACCTTTACATACCGCATATAGAGAGTATCGAGGAGGGGATAGCAATTTTAAAAGAATATCTTGAAGAAAAAAATATAATAATAAAATTTTAAAATAACCCCATGGAGATATCTCCATGGGGTTATTTTTGTATAATCTATAAATTAACTCAAGTTTCTACTTAAAAATCAAAATCGCTTTTGTCACGAATTACACGAATCTTGATAATTATTGAAAATTTATAAAAGCCAAAGCTTTCTGTCTCATCTCTGTACCCAATATTTTATTACAGGTAGTAACTTAGGTTAAATTAAGTATTAATATTGGTAGTGCTGCATGTACTCTTCAAAAGATGGCGTTTTATCATTTTTCAGTTGTAGTATATATGATTCTAATAACGAGAATACAAATTCAGGGGCCTCATCTACAGTAACAAATTTATCAGGATGAGTTTTAGACAAAGTCTGAGTTTCAGAGTCGATTCTCCCCCCTATAAAAACCTGAAGGCAGTCTGTGACCACTCCTTCTACCATTTTCTTCACTCCCATGAAGCCGAGGGGAGCGATTTGATTCACTGCACATGAACTGCTACATCCGGAAACTCTTATTCCGTCAATAAGCTGGGTATAGAGGTCTCCCCTATACTCAGGATATTTATCAAAAAGTTCTTCAATTTTATCAGAGATACTCTTACCTATTATTTGTGAGTCTAAAAGTCCTATTCCACAAAGGCTGGCTCCTATACAGGTAACTGTATGGTCTCTAAATTTGAGATCTGCCGCCCCCTGCTTATGAAGATTTCTTTTCAATAAGAGGTAAAGTTCAGGTAGGAAATTTTTATGAACCAAAGGAATATAAAGATCCTGTTCAGTTGTGAGTCTTACAAAAGGGCAGCCTGTTTTTTCTAAGATATAAGCTAATTTTTTCAGGTCTTCAGAAGAAAAATTACCACCGCCTATAAATAATCTTACGGAAAAAATTTCCCGGAAAATGCTTTCTTTAAGAGCTGCTTTTTTCCAAGTTTCAAAATCTTTAGTTTGAATATTTTCATTGGAGGATTGATTGAGAGAATTGATAACATCTTCATGATTTATTTTAGCAAAATTTTTGTATTTTTCTGGTATTTCTATTTTATTATAATATTCATAAAACAACTTTTGAAATTCTTCAAAACCTAACTGCTCTACCAAAAATCTTAGTCTCGCCTTGGATCTATTTATTCTTTCCCCGTGATGATGAAAAAGCTCTACCATTGCAGCAGAAACTCTGATACATTCATCAGCAGGTAAAAAGTTAAAGAGGACTTTTCCAATAGCAGGGCCTCTCCCCATTCCTCCGCCAGTATAAACTAAAAACCCCTTTTCTCCATCCTTTATTTTAGCTAAAAATCCCAGATCATTGACAGCTGTGTGCCCGTAATCTTCCGCCTCTGATGAAAAAGATATTTTAAATTTTCTTCCCAGGTCAAAAGCTTTTTCAAATCCTTGCATAAACAGATCGGTTTGTATCGCATAGGGTCTTACGTCAAAAATACTCTCTTTTGATATTCCAGAAAGTGGTGAAACAAGCGGATTACGGTATGCATTTCCCCCGCCTCCCTTAAAAGGCATTCCATTTTCTGTACAACCCCTTACAACCTCATATACATTATCTGCTGGAACTCCCTGTAGTTGTATGCTGTCACGGGTAGATATATGTGCAAAAGATATATCATTCTTATCCATAATGTCTGCTATTACTCTGATCTTACTTAAGGAGAATTCTCCTCCCACCTGTCTAACCCTTGTCATAAATCTTCCATCTCTTGTGTTATATATCCCAAATTTTGCAGTTACTTTCTTTACATCAGGTATTTTCAGCTCACCTGCTGTATATTTTTCCAAAGCTTTTTTTATTTCTATATGCCCTAATTTCAAATTTTCTTCTAAGACCATTTTCTTCCCCCCCTTGGTACAAATAGTATACATTATTATAATACGTGAATGCTAATAATTACAATAGAACTATTTTATGGAAATAATAAGCATAAACTTATGAATATTAAAAAAAATTAAAAGGAAATTAAAAATTTGTCGTATAAAAAATTGTTAGAGTTTTTCAGATAATACATTTTAAATTGTTTTTTTTGATACACATAGTACGTAATTATCTACAGGAGGAATTTATGGAGAACAAAAATGAAAATTTATTATTTGACCTTTTTATATGTCAACGAAACTTTGAAAAATCTCTTAAAAATATAGTTAAGAAATTTGGGACTTCAAAAAATATTCTAGAGATTATTTTTATGACATATCTATACAAAAATCCAGGTATAACTCAATATGATCTTTGGAAAAAATTTAAAGTTGAAAAATCCCATATCAACAAAATTATAAAAAAACTTGAACTGGAAAATCTTTTAGAGTTAAGGGTAACGGTTCATGGAAGTTTGTCTAAAAAAAACATCTATCTAACTGAAAAAGGAAAAGAAATTTCAAATTTTACACTTAAAAATATGTCATATTTAAAGAAAAATATACTAAAAAAACATCCCCTTGTGGATTTTAATAACTTTGTATCCAACGTAAACTTACTTTCTAAGTTTCCTCAAGAAGATGTTATGTAAGTCGTCAATAACAGTAAATTTGTCCAGCGAGAAGTATAGGAGGGAAATATTTTGAATTATAAGATAAATATAACTAGTTGTCAGGGCTGTGAAGATTGTATTTTTAATGAATTAAAAGATATGAGAAAAGTTTTAAAAAATGGTGAACTGCTGGTAGAATCAGAAGGCATTCTATATGAAAAATGTGATGCTGTTGAAAAATTATCAGATTAATCAAAAAGATTAGAGAAGGGAACTGCCAAAAGCTCCTTTCTAAGTTTATCATGTCTTTCTAATATCATAACATTATTTCCCTTCGTGTTTCGGGCAGTATATTATTTTTGACTTTTCCAGTGAATCTACACCGGAACATCTGTCACTTACGTATTTTATACAACTTTTACATTTTTTCATAAGTCCTAACTTCATCGACGTTCCTCCTTTGGTCTGGGTAAAATTTATTTTTTACAGTGGCAGTATATCATTTCAGAACTTAATTTTCAAATTTTTATTAAACTTTATTGTAGAAATAATTTTGAAAAAATTATTTTAAAACTTTTTTTTATTTGTGTCGGTCTAAAAACGTGTGGGTAGTACATCTAATTATTGATGATAAGCTGGAGGTCAGAAGATGTTAAATAAAATATCTAGAAAAAAAATAGATGCTCTTTATAAAAAAGAGGGGTTTGAAAATCAGTTTGAAAAAACTAAAAATACAGGCCTAGAACTGATAGTTTCGGTTCAAAAGTTTACTATGGATCCTACAAAGAAAAAACTTGAGAATATTAAAAACTATGTTGCCGATTATTGGATTTTATGCAAACAAATTCTTAGAAATGCCTCAAGGGAGGAACTAAAATATCTTGTTAAACTGAATAATAGTTTTGAAAAAACCATTACAGACCTTGATTTAAAAGAGATCTATTCCAATATTATGGAGAAATATAAAGATGACATAGTAAAAATAACAGAGAATAAACTCAGAGATCTAAAAATTTCAATGACTGATACTTCAAAAAAAATTTACATCTAATCATTCTTTAGGGATGTACTAAAAAATAGAAGAGAGTTATCGTTATTTCTCCCTTTTTTTATTTTTTCAAATGTTCTTATTCATCATTGAAAAAAACTAAGTATATTGTATACTGACTATAGTATGACAACCTAAGATTTTGGAGGAATAATATGACTGTATATTCAATCTTATGGTCCTTCATCACATATCCGACGTAGAAGATATAATAAAAAAGTGGTCAGAAAGTTTAAACAAAGGGGGATATCTCTGCATAGCCGACTTAGAAGAGGAAGACGGGAGTTTTCACGGAAAAGAATTCTCTGGACACAAGGGATTCAGTAAAAGAAAATTAACCGAGATTTTTAAAAAGAATAATTTTAATTTCATAACCACTTCAGAACCCCATGTTATAAAAAAAGGGAGGTCAGACGGTAAGGTCACTGAATATCCAATTTTTTTAATGATAGGCAAAAAAAAACTAAGTTAATATTTTAATCTGTAAAAAGCCTTCCCACATTAGAGATGGGAAGGCTTTTCATATTCTGAATAAATAAGGATAATATAATGTTTAAGAATATTCTTAATTGATTCCATTCGCTATTGCATTAAGAGATTTTATCTGATCTAAACTTCCAAGTACAAGAAGTTTATCTCCCGCATTAATCCTTGTATGTGACATGGGATTAAATTCAGTTTTTTCTTTTTTTTCTATCCCTATTACAATTAAATTTGTTCTCTGAGGAATCATAGCTTCTTTTAGATTTTTTCCCTCTATATCGCTGTTAGTTTTTATCTCTACTGAAGCAAACTTCAAAGTTTGTAACGAACTATTGTTACTCATAATATCTAAAAAACTCAGTATATTACTCTGGGTAGCAGTAGCAAAAAGTCTACTAGCCTCTATTTCTAAAGGCGAGATGACTATATCCGCCCCTGCAGTCTTCAATTTTTTAGTGTTTCCAACCTCAATAACTCTTGTGACAATTTTGATATTTTTACTCAGTTCTCTAGAACTTAAGGTTATAAATAAATTTTCCGCATCTGTGGCAAGAACCGATAGAATTACCTTAGCTCTTCCTATCCCCGCCATTTTAAGAGTTTCATCATCTGTGGCATCACCAATTATATAGTGGAAACAGTCTCCAAATTTTTCAACATAATGTTCTAATTCTTCGTAGGATTTTTCAATTACAACAAAATCTAATTCATTATTGATAAATTCCTCTATAATTTTTTTTCCTGTCCTTCCACATCCAACAATTATGTGATGATCTTTCATGGTGTCTATTTTTTTCCTCATTTTAACCCCCTTGAGATAATTTTTCATTTGCCCCTCTATAAAAAAAGTAGTCAGATGTCCAAGGGCGTATATAACTACAGATATCCCTGCGAGTATGAGAAGACAGGTAAAAATTTTTCCCTGATTTGTCAGGGGTTCAACTTCCCCAAATCCAACAGTAGATAAAGTTATAAATGTCATGTATAGTGAATTTATGAAACTGTATTCTTCAATATAATAATATCCCAAAATTCCCAACATAAATATTATTACTAGTATCCACATTGCAATAATAACCTTTTTAATTTGACTCTGCATATATTCTCCTTCTAAATTATTTAGCACATTATCAATATATTAATAATAAATTCTTTACTATGATTTTTATTTTTTCCTTTTATGACTACTATGATATGCTTTTCCCAACTAAAATACAAACTTTTTTATTTTCACTTTTTAAGAGGATTCTTATTATTAATTTTGTAAATATATAGTAAGTAAATTATACCAGGAGGTGCACTATATGAGCAATCAGTTTCATGAGCCTTTTGAACTTCTTAGTGAAAAAACTAAAGATGTTACCAGGGCAATCAATAGTCTGAGGGAGGAACTCGAGGCTGTAGACTGGTACAATCAGCGAGCCGATATCGCAACTGATGATGAACTCAGATCGATTCTTGAGCACAACAGGAATGAAGAGATGGAGCACGCAGTAATGTTGATGGAGTGGCTCAGGAGAAATATGGATGGATGGGATGAGGAGATGCAGACTTATTTTTTCACCAATTCACCAGTTACAACTTTAGAAGAAGAAGTTGAACAATCAGATAAATCTGGAGATGCCATTTCTTTTGGAAAATCTTTGAATATAGGAAGTATGAAATAAATTTAGGAGGGATATGGATGAATGTGTTAAAAAGAGAACTCGCTCCAATTTCCAGTAAAGCTTGGTCAGAGATAGATGGAAGGGCTAGGGAAATTTTAAATTACTATCTTTCAGCTAGAAAGTTCGTAAATGTACAGGGGCCTAAGGGACTTGATTTTACATCTGTTACTGAGGGGAGGATACAAGTACATAATGACCCTATCTTAAATTACGGTATTTTTAAAGTTAAGCCCCTTGTGGAGCCGAGGGTAAGTTTTGTTCTCAGCCGTTGGGAACTTGATAACATAGAGAGGGGAGCTAAGGATATAAACTTTGATGCTTTGGATGAAGCTGTAAAAAAAGTAGCACTTTTTGAAGAAAAAGTTATTTTTCAAGGACTGCAAGAAGCAGATATAAGTGGTATTTTTGACTGTTCTTCACATAAGGTAAAAACTTTTGGTGACTCAGATGAAGAGATACTTTCTAGCATATCACAGGGAATAATGGAATTGGAGAGATCTATAGCTCCAAAACCTTATACACTCGTAGTTAGTGAAGACTACTGGTGCAAATTAAGTTGGATGGGTAAAAGATTCCCACTGCTAGATCAGATAAAATCTTTGATAGGAGGAGAGGTAATAGTCAGCAGAAGTATAGAGGGTGCTGTTTTATTACCTTTTGATAATGAAAATATAGAATTTTCTGTAGGGGAAGATTTTTCCATAGGTTATCAAGAGCATTCTGAAAGTGAAGTTAAATTATTTATCACTGAGACATTTACTTTTAGGATATTAGACGAAAGCTTTATAGTGCTGTTTAAATAAAAAATGTTTTTGTTAAAAAAAGGAAATAAGTAGGCTTAGGGTATAAACTATACTATAGCGTTTTTTAACTAAACAAGGGAGGTATTTTTATGAAAAAGGGACTAATTATTTTATTTGCTGCAGGTTTACTTGCTGCATGTACTTCAACTGAACCAATGGATGCACAGGCAGGAGCTTCACTTAACAGAGCTGATACAATTGCCAAGTATGAAGCTTTATCAACCAAGGTAGATGCTATCGCATCTAATCCAGATTCAACTCCAGAGGAGTTTGCTGCTGCACAAGCTGAAGTAAAAGAATTTATGGATTATCTAAATTCTTACAAAGCATCTGCTACTCCAGGAGCACAAAAGTATATTGATGAATTTACAGGATCTTTAGAAAATTCCAATATCTTTAGACAAGGAAAAAATGACTAAATTTTCATGAGAATGAGGGTGACCCACAAGTAGTTTTTCTACTTGGGTCACCCTCTTGATTTTTAAGAAAATTTTGTTAGATTTACCTAAAGAAGATATCACTTCCGACAACCTCTTCAGGTTATGAGCAATAGATATGATCCCCCACTCTACATTGACCTTTTCCAGTCCCCTAAGGAGGAATCTTTTGAAACCGCCATTGCCTTTGATCAGTCCGAAGACTGCCTCTACATCAGCGCAATGATGCTTACGTAAAGTAGTTCCTTTTTCTGAGAAAAGCTTCAGACGAGCTATTCTTTTGTACTATTCCAGAGGATCATTCACCGTTAACGTTCTGCTGTAATTGCCTCTAGTGCATTTATCCTTCATCATACAATCATAAGAATTATCATACTTGTAAGTTTTCAGAATCTAAATGTATCCGTTCTCTGTTTCTTTTTCTTCACTTCCCTGGTAAGTAAGCCTTTCACCAT is drawn from uncultured Ilyobacter sp. and contains these coding sequences:
- a CDS encoding family 1 encapsulin nanocompartment shell protein, coding for MNVLKRELAPISSKAWSEIDGRAREILNYYLSARKFVNVQGPKGLDFTSVTEGRIQVHNDPILNYGIFKVKPLVEPRVSFVLSRWELDNIERGAKDINFDALDEAVKKVALFEEKVIFQGLQEADISGIFDCSSHKVKTFGDSDEEILSSISQGIMELERSIAPKPYTLVVSEDYWCKLSWMGKRFPLLDQIKSLIGGEVIVSRSIEGAVLLPFDNENIEFSVGEDFSIGYQEHSESEVKLFITETFTFRILDESFIVLFK
- a CDS encoding nitrite/sulfite reductase; this encodes MVLEENLKLGHIEIKKALEKYTAGELKIPDVKKVTAKFGIYNTRDGRFMTRVRQVGGEFSLSKIRVIADIMDKNDISFAHISTRDSIQLQGVPADNVYEVVRGCTENGMPFKGGGGNAYRNPLVSPLSGISKESIFDVRPYAIQTDLFMQGFEKAFDLGRKFKISFSSEAEDYGHTAVNDLGFLAKIKDGEKGFLVYTGGGMGRGPAIGKVLFNFLPADECIRVSAAMVELFHHHGERINRSKARLRFLVEQLGFEEFQKLFYEYYNKIEIPEKYKNFAKINHEDVINSLNQSSNENIQTKDFETWKKAALKESIFREIFSVRLFIGGGNFSSEDLKKLAYILEKTGCPFVRLTTEQDLYIPLVHKNFLPELYLLLKRNLHKQGAADLKFRDHTVTCIGASLCGIGLLDSQIIGKSISDKIEELFDKYPEYRGDLYTQLIDGIRVSGCSSSCAVNQIAPLGFMGVKKMVEGVVTDCLQVFIGGRIDSETQTLSKTHPDKFVTVDEAPEFVFSLLESYILQLKNDKTPSFEEYMQHYQY
- a CDS encoding ferritin-like domain-containing protein → MSNQFHEPFELLSEKTKDVTRAINSLREELEAVDWYNQRADIATDDELRSILEHNRNEEMEHAVMLMEWLRRNMDGWDEEMQTYFFTNSPVTTLEEEVEQSDKSGDAISFGKSLNIGSMK
- a CDS encoding GTP-binding protein produces the protein MSINNRKEDMNIVIVGHVDHGKSTIIGRLLADTGSLPEGKLEEIKERCRRNSKPFEYAFLLDALKDEQAQGITIDAARCFFNTKEREYIIIDAPGHIEFLKNMVTGASRAEAALLVIDASEGIQENSKRHGYLLSMLGINQIAVLVNKMDLVNYDEKIFNNIVKEYTEFLKQINIKPEVFIPISGMSGDNITETSENTLWYKGHNVVDALDNFKTAKSSENKPFRMPVQDVYKFTKDGDNRRIVAGTVETGKLSVGDEVVFYPSGKKSRVKSIEAFNKEPQNSITAGYSVGFTLEEQIYITRGEVAVKAGALNPKVTTRIRTNLFWLGRAPLEKGKTYFLKIGNAKVKVEVEEIKRIIDASTLTNVSKEHIERNDVAECILKTQRPIAFDENRDLQNTSRFVIVDDYDIAGGGIIDEALEDRQSKARDQVILRNYNWEKGMVTARERSERYNHKAKLILVTGQKGTGRRDIGRGVEKYLLDTGKKAYYLGVENLIYGIDADIKDLRKEENREEFIRRFGEIAHILVDTGNILITTIVELSKEDLELIKTIVSPENMELIWVGQRVTTDVDADLYIPHIESIEEGIAILKEYLEEKNIIIKF
- a CDS encoding MarR family transcriptional regulator, which gives rise to MENKNENLLFDLFICQRNFEKSLKNIVKKFGTSKNILEIIFMTYLYKNPGITQYDLWKKFKVEKSHINKIIKKLELENLLELRVTVHGSLSKKNIYLTEKGKEISNFTLKNMSYLKKNILKKHPLVDFNNFVSNVNLLSKFPQEDVM
- a CDS encoding potassium channel protein, which codes for MQSQIKKVIIAMWILVIIFMLGILGYYYIEEYSFINSLYMTFITLSTVGFGEVEPLTNQGKIFTCLLILAGISVVIYALGHLTTFFIEGQMKNYLKGVKMRKKIDTMKDHHIIVGCGRTGKKIIEEFINNELDFVVIEKSYEELEHYVEKFGDCFHYIIGDATDDETLKMAGIGRAKVILSVLATDAENLFITLSSRELSKNIKIVTRVIEVGNTKKLKTAGADIVISPLEIEASRLFATATQSNILSFLDIMSNNSSLQTLKFASVEIKTNSDIEGKNLKEAMIPQRTNLIVIGIEKKEKTEFNPMSHTRINAGDKLLVLGSLDQIKSLNAIANGIN